A window of Trichoderma atroviride chromosome 3, complete sequence contains these coding sequences:
- a CDS encoding uncharacterized protein (CAZy:GH18), producing the protein MSAAASRKSRIATSVARVMYTNAVYFPSSRIYQGDSPGMLNYSCINHVYYAYASVTADGNVFLGDEWADARAPVDGVQGGLGSLMHLKQRHPHLQVVLSIGGSTASEVFPIVASSTLLRDNFARSALGLVEASGLDGVDIAWEFPSQAKHGHDFLALLAAVRIHMPEDRFILTAVLPAAKEVLQLIDLSTAAEYLDYINLVAYDFFGTWTSKTGHHAQLYTMNKDEPSASTGVAYVIAQGFPPKSILLGIPTYGRSFLKANGPGQDFNGVGGQDGTFEYGELPRKGCKEIVDRRYIAAQCVGGDGGVCHV; encoded by the exons ATGAGCGCCGCCGCATCCCGCAAGTCACGCATAGCCACGAGTGTGGCGAGAGTTATGTACACCAATGCAGTCTATTTCCCTAGCAGCAGAATATATCAAGGTGATTCGCCGGGAATGCTCAATTACAGCTGCATCAACCACGTGTATTATGCGTATGCCAGCGTGACGGCGGACGGCAATGTATTT CTCGGCGATGAGTGGGCCGATGCCAGAGCGCCAGTGGATGGTGTTCAGGGTGGCTTGGGATCCTTGATGCATCTCAAGCAGAGGCACCCTCACCTGCAGGTCGTCTTATCTATCGGCGGCAGCACTGCGTCAGAGGTGTTCCCCATTGTTGCCTCAAGCACTCTCCTCCGAGATAATTTTGCCCGGTCTGCCCTTGGCCTCGTGGAAGCATCCGGGCTCGATGGCGTTGACA TTGCCTGGGAGTTTCCATCCCAAGCTAAGCATGGCCACGACTtcctggccttgctggcaGCAGTGCGGATTCATATGCCAGAAGACCGCTTCATTTTGACAGCTGTCCTCCCTGCGGCGAAGGAGGTTCTCCAACTAATCGACCTCAGCACAGCGGCCGAGTACCTTGACTACATCAACCTTGTGGCATATGACTTCTTCGGCACGTGGACGTCCAAGACTGGCCATCACGCCCAGCTATATACCATGAACAAGGATGAACCCTCAGCATCGACTGGCGTGGCCTATGTCATTGCCCAAGGATTCCCCCCAAAGAGCATCCTGCTCGGGATCCCGACCTACGGACGAAGCTTCCTCAAGGCCAATGGACCAGGGCAGGACTTTAACGGTGTTGGCGGGCAAGATGGCACATTCGAATACGGCGAATTACCACGAAAGGGATGCAAAGAGATTGTGGATAGGCGCTACATTGCGGCCCAATGTGTCGGTGGTGATGGGGGGGTTTGTCACGTATGA